One genomic window of Roseobacter ponti includes the following:
- a CDS encoding TRAP transporter substrate-binding protein: MKTSNNINGISRRDLFRVAGRYGLSSTLLAAGTFGGAMSVANLAKAAESTYEKRFSKEAKHTLKFGASGFNARNLLIERAGALEFARDLESRTDGEIRVEFIGDNQICGQTSCVEKTQQGIVDIYAASTQNSAGGAPYLNVLDYAYMFRNRADQYHFLYSPASMALLREPYEKRHGLKFLFSHAELRGIQLGLNFADKPTVTSIDELAGTKNRVTGTQLGRIAMEALNLNPVPVAWEETLDGLKQGLIDGAETWASAVAYANMAPVVSQSVHLNFFCGTEHTAMSASVFDGLGGDLQDAVMESSYLAQVHVQAANEVALINTVGQSDPQLPNTIFAQNDVRNAFLSEAEIKKAEEMCSPEYQPQLWEQWRERLNGWSGGLDTYQDIYNEVRTIPGDTLPENVEPRRWWKA, encoded by the coding sequence ATGAAAACATCAAACAATATTAATGGCATATCGCGCCGCGACCTTTTCAGGGTTGCCGGGCGTTATGGCCTGAGCTCCACGCTCCTCGCAGCGGGTACATTCGGCGGTGCAATGAGTGTTGCAAACCTCGCAAAAGCTGCTGAATCCACTTACGAGAAGCGTTTTTCGAAAGAAGCCAAACATACTCTGAAATTTGGTGCATCCGGCTTTAACGCTCGCAACCTTCTGATCGAACGTGCCGGCGCTCTGGAATTTGCACGTGACCTCGAAAGCCGTACCGACGGCGAGATTCGCGTCGAATTCATCGGTGACAACCAGATCTGCGGCCAGACTTCCTGTGTCGAGAAAACCCAGCAGGGCATCGTCGACATCTACGCGGCCTCCACCCAGAACTCGGCCGGTGGCGCCCCTTATCTGAACGTTCTCGACTATGCGTATATGTTCCGTAACCGAGCGGACCAGTACCACTTCCTTTATTCTCCGGCATCCATGGCGCTGCTGCGCGAGCCCTATGAAAAACGCCACGGCCTGAAGTTCCTTTTCAGCCACGCGGAACTCCGCGGCATCCAGCTGGGTCTGAACTTTGCTGATAAGCCGACGGTGACCTCCATCGACGAGCTCGCAGGCACGAAGAACCGTGTCACAGGTACACAGCTTGGCCGGATCGCTATGGAAGCACTCAACCTGAACCCGGTTCCGGTTGCCTGGGAAGAAACCCTCGATGGCCTCAAACAGGGCCTGATTGATGGAGCGGAAACTTGGGCCTCTGCGGTTGCCTATGCGAACATGGCACCGGTTGTGTCGCAGTCTGTTCACCTGAACTTCTTCTGCGGAACCGAGCATACGGCAATGTCAGCGTCCGTCTTTGACGGTCTCGGCGGCGATCTGCAGGATGCTGTGATGGAATCGTCCTATCTGGCACAGGTCCATGTTCAGGCGGCGAACGAGGTTGCACTTATCAACACCGTTGGTCAGTCCGATCCGCAGCTTCCGAACACAATCTTTGCTCAGAACGACGTGCGCAACGCGTTCCTGTCTGAGGCTGAGATCAAGAAAGCGGAAGAGATGTGCTCACCCGAGTACCAGCCTCAGCTCTGGGAGCAGTGGCGTGAGCGGCTTAACGGCTGGTCCGGTGGCCTCGATACATACCAGGACATCTACAACGAAGTTCGTACGATCCCTGGTGACACGCTGCCTGAGAACGTTGAACCCCGCCGGTGGTGGAAAGCCTGA
- a CDS encoding TRAP transporter small permease — translation MSVFAEVAAIVSAIFSGSAWEMSSAFDAGGMWVFCFVFTLVGGYLAHLFYQYVPFAEKHLERGLSVTMYLIIAGIICWGVIDRFVFSSQWSGSTTIPPFLFMVMAWFACSYNVKLRTHLSFSEFRAKMPPAGQLATLTLDAALWLGFCWIAITTSLRFTALSADNFQLVDGVDDVMKWWFYLTVPVAFTLMAGRVIGNWLEDWSNYRSGDQIIQQAVIGGDV, via the coding sequence ATGTCGGTATTTGCTGAAGTCGCGGCCATTGTTTCTGCTATTTTCTCGGGCAGCGCCTGGGAAATGAGCAGCGCATTCGACGCCGGTGGTATGTGGGTGTTCTGTTTCGTGTTCACGCTCGTCGGGGGATATCTGGCACATCTGTTTTATCAGTATGTGCCCTTTGCGGAAAAGCACCTCGAACGCGGGTTGTCCGTCACGATGTACCTGATAATTGCGGGTATCATCTGCTGGGGTGTAATCGACAGGTTTGTTTTTTCAAGCCAGTGGTCGGGATCGACAACAATCCCTCCTTTCCTCTTTATGGTTATGGCGTGGTTCGCGTGTTCCTATAATGTCAAACTGCGGACGCATCTGAGCTTCAGTGAATTCCGGGCAAAAATGCCGCCGGCAGGCCAGCTCGCCACACTGACGCTGGACGCGGCCCTCTGGCTCGGTTTCTGCTGGATTGCAATCACAACATCACTGCGCTTCACCGCGCTCTCCGCTGACAACTTCCAGCTGGTCGACGGTGTCGATGACGTCATGAAGTGGTGGTTCTACCTCACCGTTCCGGTTGCATTCACCCTGATGGCCGGTCGTGTGATCGGCAACTGGCTGGAAGACTGGAGTAACTACCGTTCCGGCGACCAGATCATTCAACAAGCAGTTATCGGGGGCGATGTATAA
- a CDS encoding TRAP transporter large permease, with protein sequence MSDGSWITLISIAVTMLFMLGTPVLLVIFYWVIGCSFVIDLPLSNTGNELINVFSKGFALLAMPLFILTGDLINQSGIARRLSNFAYSCLGWLRGGLAMASIAACGLFAAISGSNSATTATIGSMLHPEMVKGNYDERFSAATAAAGGTVGIIIPPSIIFIVYGFLMNLPISELFIAGIVPGTLMVIAMMTVAFIVCTINGWGILIGLSFQRVLKTAFGAWLGFFAIGLVLWGIYTGKFSPTEAAGITVGFCVFVGLLCYPLNKLMGSAADVPVEEKSFMSMFVVEGFTLPSVPSIVSRSAQITGILVPLIAVSVAMQQVLSSLGAKEYIGDFVTGMGGYYAVLFTAMAIVFVTGMILESLPVTIILAPILAPIAVSVGVDPIHFAVVFLVGASIGFITPPYGLNLYVASGVTGVPYFRLLKYSTMYLVALMATWILVALTPDLALMLLPER encoded by the coding sequence ATGTCTGACGGATCCTGGATTACACTTATTTCGATCGCCGTGACCATGCTGTTCATGCTCGGCACACCGGTTCTGCTGGTTATCTTTTACTGGGTGATCGGGTGCAGCTTTGTCATCGATCTGCCTCTCTCCAATACCGGCAACGAGCTGATCAACGTCTTCAGTAAAGGCTTTGCGCTGCTGGCCATGCCGCTTTTCATCCTGACAGGGGATCTGATCAACCAGTCAGGTATTGCCCGGCGATTGTCCAATTTTGCCTATTCCTGTCTGGGGTGGCTGCGCGGCGGACTGGCGATGGCATCCATCGCGGCCTGCGGTCTTTTCGCGGCGATCTCCGGATCGAACTCGGCCACGACAGCAACCATCGGTTCAATGCTGCACCCTGAGATGGTCAAAGGTAACTATGATGAACGGTTTTCCGCGGCGACGGCTGCTGCGGGCGGTACGGTCGGGATTATCATTCCGCCGTCGATCATCTTCATCGTTTACGGCTTCCTGATGAACCTGCCGATTTCAGAGCTGTTCATCGCGGGTATCGTGCCCGGCACGCTGATGGTCATCGCCATGATGACGGTGGCTTTCATCGTCTGCACCATCAACGGCTGGGGCATCCTGATCGGACTGTCTTTTCAGCGCGTCCTCAAAACCGCTTTCGGGGCCTGGCTCGGTTTCTTTGCCATCGGCCTCGTGCTCTGGGGCATCTACACCGGTAAGTTCTCTCCCACTGAGGCTGCGGGTATCACTGTCGGGTTCTGTGTGTTCGTCGGACTGCTCTGCTATCCGCTGAACAAGCTCATGGGCAGCGCCGCGGATGTACCGGTCGAGGAAAAGAGCTTTATGTCGATGTTTGTTGTCGAAGGCTTCACCCTGCCAAGCGTACCCAGCATTGTATCGCGCTCCGCACAGATCACCGGCATTCTGGTGCCGCTGATTGCGGTATCTGTCGCGATGCAGCAGGTTCTGTCGTCACTGGGAGCGAAAGAATATATCGGTGATTTTGTCACCGGTATGGGCGGCTACTATGCGGTGCTCTTTACCGCCATGGCCATCGTGTTCGTCACTGGTATGATCCTTGAATCGCTGCCCGTTACGATCATTCTGGCCCCCATTCTGGCGCCGATCGCGGTGTCGGTCGGTGTGGATCCGATCCACTTTGCGGTGGTCTTCCTCGTGGGTGCATCCATCGGCTTTATCACACCGCCGTATGGTCTGAACCTTTACGTCGCGTCGGGCGTGACGGGGGTGCCTTACTTCCGGTTGCTCAAGTATTCTACAATGTACCTGGTCGCGCTTATGGCCACCTGGATTCTTGTGGCACTGACACCTGATCTGGCGCTTATGCTGCTGCCTGAAAGATAA
- a CDS encoding IclR family transcriptional regulator — MANDLTSSDKQTQIPTNLRLLILLEEVVKAGVPVTPSVIKDEINLPKPTLHRLFNTAEAEGFLQRDIDGRSYSPGPRLRQIAVHTISSQRVRSLRLIILRSVAAEIGETCNIAMPDREGMTYLDRVETHWPLRIQLPVGTQVPFHCTASGKMFLSSLRPAYFNHYLESAVLEPHGPGTITDKAALRDEIEMTRKRGYSTDNQEFMEDMAAVAVPIVDGQKRLMTTLSVHAPIQRHSLEGLIDHVDVLKAGAEKLSEQIRS, encoded by the coding sequence ATGGCAAACGACCTCACTTCATCAGACAAGCAAACCCAGATTCCAACGAACCTGAGACTGCTGATCCTGTTGGAGGAGGTCGTTAAAGCCGGCGTGCCCGTCACGCCTTCGGTCATAAAAGACGAAATCAATCTGCCGAAACCCACTCTGCACCGGCTCTTCAACACCGCCGAGGCAGAGGGGTTTCTGCAGCGCGACATTGACGGACGCTCCTACAGCCCCGGACCCCGATTGCGCCAGATCGCGGTTCACACGATCTCTTCACAGCGTGTCCGGTCATTGCGGCTCATTATTCTGCGCAGCGTTGCGGCGGAGATCGGTGAGACCTGCAATATCGCCATGCCCGACCGGGAGGGGATGACTTATCTCGACCGGGTCGAGACACACTGGCCGCTGCGCATTCAGCTGCCTGTCGGGACACAGGTCCCGTTTCACTGTACGGCCAGCGGCAAGATGTTCCTGTCGTCCCTGCGCCCGGCCTATTTCAACCACTATCTGGAGAGCGCCGTTCTGGAGCCACACGGGCCCGGTACGATCACAGACAAGGCGGCGCTGCGGGACGAAATCGAAATGACCCGAAAACGCGGGTACTCGACAGATAACCAGGAGTTTATGGAAGACATGGCAGCGGTCGCGGTGCCGATCGTGGACGGCCAGAAACGCCTGATGACCACGCTGTCGGTACACGCGCCGATCCAGCGCCACTCTCTCGAAGGCCTGATCGACCATGTCGATGTCCTCAAGGCAGGCGCGGAAAAGCTTTCCGAACAGATCCGGTCCTGA
- a CDS encoding class I SAM-dependent methyltransferase, whose product MKKEKKRNKEAVRRRFLKRMPKGGLVVEIGVWRGDFSGTLLEFIEPDCLVLIDPWEHIVEDSHSEALAARAGAEKMDRIHKRVSKAFAKEIKAGTVRIVRDYSVPALTEFEDESISFAYVDGDHSYEGVRADLEALFPKMKPGGLIGFDDYHRRGWWGDGVLAAVHEFIGSRPRNLRVRAVEGAQIAIEKIPPMPDVSEG is encoded by the coding sequence ATGAAGAAAGAGAAAAAGCGAAACAAAGAGGCCGTGCGCCGACGCTTTCTGAAACGCATGCCCAAGGGGGGCCTCGTCGTAGAAATCGGCGTATGGCGCGGGGACTTCTCCGGCACGCTCCTTGAGTTTATTGAACCGGATTGTCTCGTGCTCATCGACCCCTGGGAGCACATCGTCGAAGACAGCCACAGTGAAGCCCTGGCCGCCCGGGCCGGCGCAGAGAAGATGGACCGCATTCACAAGCGGGTCTCCAAAGCCTTTGCCAAAGAGATCAAAGCCGGAACGGTACGGATCGTGCGCGATTACTCGGTGCCTGCCCTCACGGAATTTGAAGATGAAAGCATCTCGTTTGCCTATGTCGACGGTGATCATTCCTACGAAGGTGTGCGTGCGGATCTGGAAGCCCTTTTCCCCAAAATGAAGCCGGGTGGTCTTATCGGTTTCGACGATTATCATCGTCGCGGCTGGTGGGGAGACGGCGTGCTGGCTGCGGTTCACGAGTTCATCGGCAGCCGTCCCAGAAACCTGCGTGTGCGCGCGGTAGAGGGCGCGCAGATCGCCATCGAAAAAATACCGCCAATGCCTGATGTCAGTGAAGGCTGA
- a CDS encoding D-amino acid dehydrogenase, protein MTSVAVIGAGVTGLTTAYELLDRGYDVTVYDRHRYAAMETSFANGGQLSASNAEVWTQWGTIIKGLKWMLHADAPLLVNPAPTLHKMRWMAEFLSNIPNYKRNTVETVRMAIAARGVLFDMADREGIDFDLERRGILHFYSNEKDMAHARKVNTLLAEGGLERRELKGGELRDVEPALQGDFVGGFLTESDSSGDIHKFTMGLARACARRGATLRFGARVEHLSAEDGIVRVTEAGRDETYDAIVVSAGIESREFARQLGDRVNIYPVKGYSVTVSLDDAESRAAAPWISLLDDRAKIVASRFGENRFRIAGTAEFNGANRDIRADRIKPLTDWCERYFPGVSTETVTPWAGLRPMMPSMLPRVGRGRAPGVFYNTGHGHLGWTLSAATARIVAGSVAESLRADAHVVSRPGKAVAV, encoded by the coding sequence ATGACTTCAGTTGCTGTAATCGGCGCCGGCGTGACCGGTCTGACCACTGCTTATGAGCTGCTCGACCGCGGCTATGACGTCACTGTTTACGACCGCCACCGCTATGCGGCGATGGAGACCAGCTTTGCCAACGGAGGGCAGCTTTCTGCCTCCAATGCCGAAGTCTGGACACAGTGGGGCACCATCATCAAGGGCCTGAAATGGATGCTGCACGCGGATGCACCGCTTCTGGTGAACCCGGCACCGACCCTGCACAAAATGCGATGGATGGCCGAGTTCCTCTCCAATATCCCGAACTACAAACGCAACACTGTCGAAACTGTCCGCATGGCGATTGCCGCGCGCGGCGTTCTTTTCGACATGGCTGACCGCGAAGGTATCGATTTCGACCTTGAGCGCCGTGGCATCCTGCATTTCTACAGCAACGAAAAAGACATGGCGCATGCGCGCAAAGTGAACACGCTGCTGGCCGAAGGTGGTCTGGAGCGGCGCGAGCTTAAGGGCGGTGAGCTGCGCGATGTGGAACCCGCGCTGCAGGGTGATTTCGTCGGCGGTTTTCTGACAGAGTCAGACAGCTCCGGCGATATCCACAAATTCACCATGGGCCTTGCGCGTGCCTGCGCGCGCCGCGGTGCGACGCTCCGTTTTGGTGCCAGAGTTGAGCATCTGAGTGCAGAAGACGGAATTGTCCGCGTCACCGAAGCTGGTCGCGATGAGACCTATGACGCCATCGTCGTCAGTGCGGGCATTGAAAGCCGCGAGTTCGCCCGTCAGCTCGGCGACCGGGTTAACATCTATCCGGTCAAAGGTTATTCGGTCACCGTCTCGCTCGATGATGCCGAGAGCCGCGCCGCTGCCCCCTGGATCAGCCTTCTGGATGACCGGGCGAAAATCGTGGCGAGCCGCTTTGGCGAAAACCGCTTCCGCATCGCGGGTACTGCAGAATTCAACGGTGCCAACCGCGACATTCGTGCCGATCGGATCAAACCGCTGACCGACTGGTGCGAACGGTACTTCCCGGGTGTCTCCACCGAGACCGTCACCCCCTGGGCCGGTCTGCGCCCCATGATGCCGTCGATGCTGCCCCGCGTGGGACGCGGCCGCGCGCCCGGTGTGTTCTACAACACTGGCCACGGTCACCTCGGCTGGACACTGTCTGCTGCCACAGCCCGTATCGTCGCAGGCTCGGTTGCCGAAAGCCTCAGGGCCGACGCACATGTCGTGTCGCGCCCCGGAAAGGCCGTCGCAGTCTGA